GGAATTCTTTATCATGTAAGTGGATGTTAATATAGCCTCAATCCAAAACATTTTTGGTAAGTTGGATTGGAACATCAATGATCTAGCTACTTGTAGCaagtgtttgtgttttctttctaCAATGTCATTTTGTTGAGGTGTGTATGTGCAAGTAGTTTGATGAATAATACCTTCTTCTTTAAAGAATTTTTGACATTGTTCACTTAAAACTCCCAATCCATTATCAGTCCTTATTCTCTTAATTCTCTTATCAAATTTTGTCCAAATCATTTTGTGGAATTCCTTTAACAAATAGAAAGTTTGTGATTTTTGTTGCATAAGATAGGTTCAAGTGCATCTACCGTGGTCATCTACCGTGCATGTAAATGCAATTGTTTATAGAGTAGTCATAGTAAGGACCCCACAAATCGATATGCATAAGATCAAAACAATCATTAGAATGAGAATTGCCTGAAGTAAAAGGCAGCCTTTGCTGCTTTGCCTTTGGGCAAATTTCACAAGAAGAGTTATAATTCTTGATGTTCTCAATAGTCCTGTGTTAATCAAAACATCATGTGACAAATGTCCTAATCTTCTATGCCAGGATTTAGGACATATGAAGGATGCAGCAAGTCCAACATTAGTGCAATTTACACAAAGTTTCTTGTATGAATTTCTTGTCAAAGGATTCAGCCTTGAGTGTATATAAATTTCCTACTAGGCATGCTATGGCAATGACATCCTTAATCTTGTGGTCCTGCACAATACAGTaagatttaaagaatttaaatctTATTGAGGAGATACTACATAATTTACTGACAGACAAAAGATTGAACTTTAAATCTGGAACAAGCACGGCATTTTCTAATAACAGTTTACTGTTTAATCTTACATTTCCAGTACATTTAACTACATGCTTTGTACTATCAGCCAAATGTATACAGGTGTtttgattattgtttttaGCATGatcaaataatgaattattattacacatgTGGGCTGTGGAACTACAATCAATAATCCGTGCATTTGAATTCCCAGTTTCAGATTTGATATGTTCAAGGCACTTACCTGAGAATTCATAATTCTCACCATCTTGGAAATATTTGTGATTTCAGCCCTTCAACAAGCCTCTGAAACTCTTATCTCACCAAGTCTGTCATAgttctttcatccactgcactgttggttttttcactttcagtTTTCACCACAGCAACAATTTTGTTTGTGATCATGgtatttcctttcttttgaTCCAAGAATGCTTTACACctgatgggtgtcgaatccaccaaaaataattcctacgaatacttttgtagatgtgtgagtagggtcgaatccacagagattggttttaaattaattccttcaaaaatgaaaataattagggggagttttgattgtgaagaagaataaaactaaaaaactaataaaattagaagagataaatataagagaagagtattccaATTAAAGATAGGATCACgcttaattccacggttgatcatagatgtaaagataacaattatttatgatagataaattggttatggccattggtacgacctaacgacctcacctttccttaccttgtaGATAGTCAAGAAACGTCCGTTGACTAAttccctaatcagtaaacaaccttgggaacgtcctcaagatttaatttaccgacagcattaagaattagaaaggcccaattctaatcaataaattcctacgaggatttatttaaattagattgtgcattccccacaacataatcgaaaacttctacataatcaattatgctatgttaccactagttattgaattaaacaaacaattacggatttgcaagttcaattggctaggcaaatattcttgacaataaatcagattatttgtaataaaagcacagacaacaacacaaataccaatatgaataaaagtagaaagcataaattagatctcacaacccgttggatttaagcattcaccaagtcttcaaccggaatgagagatttagctagacatgctcatggaagaacgcatgaaaagcaaaataatataaaaacgtagagaaatagaagagttcaaaagttgtctcttaaagtgaattacatcacccATTTATAATAGCAAGATGCTtagttctactaggattagaagtagattcctagttgaactaaaagacttatagagataaaattatcatcctagttaaactctttcttcatcagaggtagtccaagcagctccaaactcttgccaaaaattgagtttgagtcttgtttgaatttccattttggtgcttttcttcattttccatttcttttgtcctaatgctgcaaaataatatttaattaggagcatttggtcacaaaataggctaaaatattatatgaaataagcacaaaatgcgatcctatcaATACCATTATGGATATCCAAGGATTTCAAAACATCCTTCCTTTAAGTGTCCAGTTTTTCCACAATGTTTACAAACATGTGATTTCTTGTCTACATgattcttctttctttggaAATTTCTTGAGATTTCAGGTTTCTTGAAGGCCTGCATTGCCACATTTTCTGCCGTATATGTATGTCCTGAATTCACCTCCCTTTGCTTTTGCACTCTACATGGAATATGCTTGTTGTCTGGCAAGGGCTCCATCATCAAATCTGGCTTCTTACATGATCATATACCTCATTCAATCCCATAAGGAATTGCACGAGTGATCATTGATTTCTGCCGTTTCCTTTGCTGCTCCACAGGTACAATTAGGCATACGAGTGATGCATGTTAGTTCATCCCAAAGTTTCTTCAACCTTGAGAAATAACCAGACACTGTCATGGAGCCTTGAGAAGTGGAAGCCAATTCTTTCTTTAATGGACCGTTGCTTTGTCCAAACCTGTTTTCCAATTCCACCCACAATTCTTTTGAGGTATTGGTATACATAAAGCTCTCAGCAACTCCTCTGGATATGGAATTCAGAATCCATGAAGCAACCATGGAGTCTGTTCTGATCCATTGTTCAAATTCCTTTGCAATTTTATCCGTTTTTGTCCATCTCCATTGATGAAGCTAAGCTTCATCTTTGCCTTCAGTGCTAGTTTAATAGATCGACTCCAAGATAGGAAATTAGATCCGTCAAGAAGTGTAGTGACCGGACTTAAGCCTGGGTTATCTCCTGGCTACAACTTCAACATCTCTGGGTCTTCAGCcatttttggttttgtatatgattcttgatttcaagaatttgttgTATTGgcaatttttctcaaataaatcaaagacCATCAAAAGATGACTTTGATACCATGTAAAAGTATCACAGCGAAAgcattaaaaataagaaagaaatttcttgaaaagtaTGCGAATTTGCAGAGCTttgaattacaattttgagTTTCTGTTTTTCTCTCATTCTGCTTCACTTAAACAAGAAGGCTACAGATTTCCCTCTTTATACAACGTTCCCAAATAACTGTTAATAACTAACTTGCATTTACACTTATAGAAACGTGAAATGGTGAAGCAATAACAGTATACAAGCCGCGACTACAAGTAAGCAAAACAATAAACTCGTGCTTAGtaataaaaatgcaagaaactTGAATATGACTTATAGCTTCTTCCTCATCCAAGCCTTCATCTGCTTCAGTCAACTGCTGCAACTATAATCATCATCTTTTACAGTTTCCGACCAACTTTGTTCTTAAACAATTGTCGCAACCTGAATGGAAGGattttcttggtcattttcaATAGATTGCACACCAAATTTGACTATGTCGTAATCATTTCCCTCATGTTTGCCTTTTTGCCTTTTTGCCTTTCTCCAACAGgctctatttttctcttccttcattcttttcctattttcatttagtatttttgctaattatgTTCTCCCTACTCCTACGAAGCCGAATATTGATAAGCATTTGTTAAGTaaatagttgaaaataaaGGAAATTAAGAGAGGAAAggtaataaagaaattaaaggaaaaatagaataaaaaaaaagaaaagaaaactctCCTTTCTTCGGATGATAATTGgatatttaaatcataaatattctttgaaaatacaaagtgGTATGGGAGTTTTTTTTGGCACATAATTGAAGGAAAGactaataaattgaaaaagaaaacccttCATATTCAAATTGACACAGTTTTCCAACAAGAACATTTATTGGTAAAGAACAGAGGGCGCGTGCTGCCAACATCTGTAAATTGAAAggtacaaaataattttttttcaatttaaagtTGCATTATGCAAAAACACCAGAAATTTTGGGGcgcaaaatacaatttttcatattttagggAAGCacaatgtaatttaccaaaaaataatatggtAACGGATAGGAGTGAGAGGGTATTAAATAAGCTTTTACAATGAAACGTACGATAACCAACGACCTTATATCCTCTGAAATAGACTGCCATCTTACGGCTTCAAGCTCCATGACCAGCCTCCTCGAAAGCTGCCAAATTTCACCGGCGCCCGGCGGGGCGGCCGAGCTTTCCTTGCCGATGACTTTCATCGACATCTTTTGGTTGCATTTTCATCCTATTCGCCGCCTTCTCTTCTACGAGTTCCCTTGTTCTAAGTCTTATTTCTTGGAGACCCTCGTTCCAAAACTCAAAGAATCGCTTTCCCAAACACTCAAACACTACCTTCCCCTTGCAGGCAATTTAGTCTACCCTTCAAACACCGAGAGGAAACCCATAATCCGTTATGTGGCGGGTGAGTCTGTTTCTGTATCGATCGCCGAGTCTGCTAATGATTTTGACAATCTTGTAGGAAATCATGCTCGAGATGCTGATCAATTCTACGATTTCATGCCTCAGCTGCAGCTGATAACTGATGAATCTGGTGACAAACTGTTACGATTGCTAGCCGTCCAGGTAACACTGTTTCCTGACCGTGGCATATGTATTGGCCTCACCAACCATCACTCCGCTGGCGATGCCAATTCGATTGTGGGGTTTATAAGGTCTTGGGCTACAATAAGTAAACATGGAGGTGATGAGGAGCTCTTGATCACACAAGGTGAATCTTTGCCGCTCTTTGATAGATCCCTGATGAAAGTCCCCCCTGGATTGGACACTATTTTCTGGAACCATGCCAAAGAAATTCCTTTGCAGCCCCCATCTTTCCCCTTACCGACCAATAGGGTCCGCGCTACATATGTTCTAAACCAATCTGCAATCAAGAAACTGAAGGATGCCGTTCTGTCAAGAAATCGAGGTTCAGTTCACACATCATCTTTTGTGGTCATGGCTGCTCATATCTGGACGTGTTTGGTAAGATCACTTACAGCTGGTGAGGAAGAGagagctgctgctgctgctgctcctGCTGATGAGCTTGAAACCTTCCTGTTTGCAGTGGATACCCGGGCACGTTCGAATCCACCTTTACCTGGAAATTACTTTGGAAACTGCTTATCATATGGGCTGGTAAGAATTCGGCATCAGGATATGGTAGGGAATGAAGGGTTCTTTCTGGCGGCTGAGGCTATAGCAGATGTGATTAAAAACAGGGTAAACGATGTGGAGAAAACCTATGCAGATGCTGAGAATTGGTTTACGGAAGTCGGTTCAGTAGTACAGAGCCGCATTTTAGCAGTGTCTGGATCCGCCAGAGTTGATCTTTACAGCACGGATTTTGGATGGGGCAAGGTGAGAAAGCTGGAAACACTGTCGATCGATGGAGAGAATTATTCAATGTCGTTGTGTAAGGCGGGAGCCTCCGAGGGAGGATTAGAGGTTGGTTTGTCTTTGCCAAAGGTGATTATGGCTGCTTTTGCTGCTGCTTTTGCTGATGGAATAAAGGGTTCATAAGTCatctgttgctgctgctgctttaACTGGATTCCTACAATTATGCAACAGCATAATGATTGCACCATAGTTTAAGAGGTTGAGTTCCTTCTTTTTCCATGTAATGATGGGGGTAGAACATTGCTTTCTCTATTGTGATTGTTTATGCAGCTTGGAAGATATTGTTACTGGTTGCTGGAAAcatgtttttgtttcattcaAGATAATAAACCCTCTTTTGTCTTAGTGTTTAATTACATGAAAGTTGGATTTAGCTCTGGTTTGCGACTGGACTGGGACAAAATTTGGTAACTTGGGTGGCTAGAATACTTAAATTGCcccaaatgaaataaatattagggtaaattttattgataattcttgatattaggtttaaaaacacaaaattcattatatttgattttattttcaagttatctCCAAAATAGGTTAAAACATACCGAATGCTTGTCTTCATAGAGAAACACCATATCTTGGTGTTTTTATTTCGTTTGGCATGAATGCATacgtgtgtatatatatattcacatacACATATGTAAAtgtctatattattatagaaaagAATTCTTTGATCGTAACATTTTTTGATTGTCTCATTTTCCcctttcattaattttattatttaaaaacaaattgcCATAATAGTAATTGATGCGTATGACTCAAGTACGATTGGTCCGAGAAGAAACGTTAAGCCCAGGAGAGAGAGCCCGCGTTTAGCCTAAGAGGAGGGCTCACTAGGCTCAGCCTAAGGAGGAGTCCCCCACCCCAGAATATGTCCAAGGGTGAAATTTAAGCATGGCCCAAGAAGAAGGCCCAGCACGAAGACCTGTTGCTCCTTTCCAAGCCTAGCCCGAGGGAGGAAGGTGCCTCCAGAAGTCGGACTCCTCACCCTAAG
This Sesamum indicum cultivar Zhongzhi No. 13 linkage group LG5, S_indicum_v1.0, whole genome shotgun sequence DNA region includes the following protein-coding sequences:
- the LOC105162663 gene encoding anthocyanidin 3-O-glucoside 6''-O-acyltransferase-like, producing MKRTITNDLISSEIDCHLTASSSMTSLLESCQISPAPGGAAELSLPMTFIDIFWLHFHPIRRLLFYEFPCSKSYFLETLVPKLKESLSQTLKHYLPLAGNLVYPSNTERKPIIRYVAGESVSVSIAESANDFDNLVGNHARDADQFYDFMPQLQLITDESGDKLLRLLAVQVTLFPDRGICIGLTNHHSAGDANSIVGFIRSWATISKHGGDEELLITQGESLPLFDRSLMKVPPGLDTIFWNHAKEIPLQPPSFPLPTNRVRATYVLNQSAIKKLKDAVLSRNRGSVHTSSFVVMAAHIWTCLVRSLTAGEEERAAAAAAPADELETFLFAVDTRARSNPPLPGNYFGNCLSYGLVRIRHQDMVGNEGFFLAAEAIADVIKNRVNDVEKTYADAENWFTEVGSVVQSRILAVSGSARVDLYSTDFGWGKVRKLETLSIDGENYSMSLCKAGASEGGLEVGLSLPKVIMAAFAAAFADGIKGS